The DNA window TTTCTCATGAAGGTGAAGTTGTTGCAGAAAAAAATGCAGAATTTAAGTTAAAAGAAGCAGATCTAAAAAAACATTTAGAAGTTGAACTTAATAAAGACAATGGTGTAAAAAAAGATAAAGAGAATAAAGAAGATAAAAAAACTTTAACAAAAGATGATATATCAAAAGATAATCAATTAAATACATCTATTGGTATTTTAAAAAGTTTAATTATAATGAAATAAAAGGAACAACACAAATGAATAAAACTGAGCTTTTATATGAAGGTAAAGCAAAAAGAATTTGGAAAACAGAAGATGAAACTCTTTTAATTTCTGAATTTAAAGATGATTTAACTGCGTTTAATGGTGAACTGAAATCTCAAGAAGAGGGAAAAGGTGCCTTAAACAATAAAATCTCTACAGAATTATTTAAATTATTAAATGAAAATGGGATTCAAACACATTTTGTTGAAATGCTTGATGATAATAATATGCTTCATAAAAAATGTAAAGTAATTTCTATTGAGGTAATTATTAGAAATATTGCAACAGGTTCTTTAACAAAAAACTTAGGTATTCAAGATGGAACAGTTTTACCATTTACATTAGTTGAATTTGATTATAAAAACGATGCTTTAGGTGATCCAAAAATCAATGATCAACATGCTTTAATTTTAGGTTTAGTTAATCACCAAGATGAATTAGACAAACTAAGAAGAGTAGCAAGAGAAATAAATGATATTTTAAAACCTTATTTCTTTGAAAAAGGATTAAAGCTAGTTGATTTTAAATTAGAGTTTGGTTATGACACTAATGGAAACATAATTTTAATTGATGAGTTATCTCCTGATAACTGTAGATTTTGGGATGTAGAGTCAGGTGAGTCTATGGATAAAGATAGATTTAGAAAAGGAAAAGGCGGACTTAAAGTAGCCTATG is part of the Arcobacter sp. CECT 8983 genome and encodes:
- the purC gene encoding phosphoribosylaminoimidazolesuccinocarboxamide synthase, with amino-acid sequence MNKTELLYEGKAKRIWKTEDETLLISEFKDDLTAFNGELKSQEEGKGALNNKISTELFKLLNENGIQTHFVEMLDDNNMLHKKCKVISIEVIIRNIATGSLTKNLGIQDGTVLPFTLVEFDYKNDALGDPKINDQHALILGLVNHQDELDKLRRVAREINDILKPYFFEKGLKLVDFKLEFGYDTNGNIILIDELSPDNCRFWDVESGESMDKDRFRKGKGGLKVAYENVLNRILNK